DNA sequence from the Carnobacterium funditum DSM 5970 genome:
ATATGTCAACGTTCCATTTTGATACTCCTTTACAATTTTCAATTTTAAATCAGCATGATATTTAGCCATACAAAAAGACCCCCAAAAATTAGATTATTTACTCTAACTTTTGGGGGTCGGTACCCATACTATATGTTCCAGCTTTTTTCTTATCTAACGATACTCCATTTCATCTATCTATGAGAGGAGTATCGCTTTTTCTATTCTAGTTAATAGGACTTTGTTCATGTATATTGGATTTAAAGATAAGTATAATCGTTTTTTTTGATAACAAACTCGTCTTTATAAGTTGTTACGTTTACAATAGAGACAGATAACCGGTGAAAAAGAAGACTATTTTGTAAAATTAGTGGATTCAATAATCAGCTAAGAAATAAGAAGAGAAAGAAGGGGATATCTTGGAAAATAAAGTAAATACAAAAGGATCAATAAAAAAATTTCTTTCTTTGTTGAATCAACTCAATTGGCCGAAAGGGAGAATGGCACTTGCTTTTTTATTGTCTTTGTTTTCAACGGGTGCCAGTCTAGCCATCCCGCTAGTTACAAAAGAGCTAGTGGATTCTTTAACAGCAGCATCCTTTAGCTGGCAAACAGGGTTATTTCTATTTGCCGTTTTTGTCGTACAGGGCTTATTGGGTGGACTATCGCTCTATTTATTAGCTTATATAGGGGAGACAATCGTTGCAGACTTACGTATTAAATTATGGAATAAAGTTCTTAGGTTACCTGTTTCCTATTATGATGACAATGAAACTGGGGAGACGATGAGTCGAATTACGCAAGATACATCACTGTTGAAACAACTTGTTTCAGAGCACCTTGTTTCATTTATCACTGGAATGATATCCATTATTGGTGCAGTGGGAATTCTCTTGTATCTAGATTGGAGAATCACACTTCTTATGCTTACTAGCGTACCAATTAGCCTGGCTATCATCTTGCCGCTCGGTAATATCATGTATAAAATTGCCCGAGCAACACAAACAGAGATGGCAAAATTATCTGGTCACCTAAGTAGAGTGTTAGGTGATATCCGTTTAGTAAAGGCTTATCAAGCAGAACCCAAAGAAGGTGAGAAAGGAGAGAAAGCTATTCGTTCCTTATTTTCATATGGCTTGAAAGAAGCAAAAGTCCAGTCCATTATATCTCCAGTTATGACTCTTGTCATGATGAGTATTGTTGTTGTTATCCTAGGATATGGTGGATCACAAGTATCAAAAGGTCTTTTGAGTGCAGGGACACTTGTTGCTATCATATTTTTATTATTCCAGATTATTCTTCCGTTTGCACGGATGACCCAAGTATTTACTGTTTTCCAAAAAGCAGTCGGAGCGACGGAACGAATCCAGCAGATTCTTGATATGGACAGTGAAAAAACTGAAGGAATTACAGTTATTTCTGAAGGAGTAGTGCGTTTCGAAGCGGTCGATTTCGCGTATGATTCAGGTGTAGAGGTGTTAAAAGATGTTTCGTTCCAAGTACAACCCGGTACTGTTACAGCATTTGTAGGTCCAAGTGGAGGAGGAAAGACAACCCTTTTTTCACTCTTGGAAAGATTTTATCTACCGACATCTGGAGAAATACTTTTGGGAGAGACACCGATTTGTGACATTGCCCTATCTGATTGGCGAAAGCGAATTGGTTATGTTTCTCAAGAGAGCCCTTTATTGAGTGGAACGATTATGGATAATATCGTATTTGGACTGAAAAATCGACCTCCAATAGAAGCTGTGCGAAGTGCAGCACAATCGGCAAATGCGCTTGTATTTATTGAAGAGATGTCGAATGGCTTTGACACACTTGTCGGAGAGCGAGGGATGAAACTTTCTGGGGGTCAGCGCCAACGGATAGCTATTGCGCGAGCATTGTTAAACAATCCCGAGATTTTGTTGTTAGATGAAGCAACCTCCAATTTGGATAGTGGTTCCGAAGCGCATGTGCAAGAAGCATTGCAGCGACTGATGGACGGACGGACGACGTTAATCATTGCCCATCGGCTATCAACGATTGTTGAAGCGGATCAACTCATTTTTTTAGAAATGGGGCGTATTACTGGAATTGGCACCCATCAGGAGTTAATCGATTTCCATCCGTTATACCGAGAATTCGCACAAGGACAAGGGTTACTATCCTAGATTCACTCTCTCACATTTAAAAAGCACACAAAAAACACGCCTAAACGAATGGGTTTATATACTAGTTTAGGTGTGTTCTTTTTATCTTTTGATTCAGCTTCTTTATATATGCGATTTTTTGTTTTAGCGCATGCCATAAAAATTTCATTAAAAATACTGAGCAATTTCAACTGGGTCTCGAGTGGTATCTAAAGCGACCATTAATTTAATGCGAGCTTTAGGACCGGTCAACCCATTGGTGAAGATAACTCCAGCTTCATGTAGTTGTTTTCCACCACCCAAATAGTCGTATACATCTTGCGCGATTCCATTAAATGAACGGGAAACTAAAACCACGGGAATCTTTTTATCTAATAATCGATGCAACGAAGGTAAGACAGCAGGTGGCAAATTACCCGCACCTAGAGCCTCGATGACTAGCCCATCGGTTTCAGGTTTGTTTAAAGCTTCAAAAAGGGTACCGTCCATTCCAGCATAAGCTTTTAATACATACACATTTTTATCAACAGAAGAAATGGTGAATTTTTCTTCTGTAATGAGTTTTTGGAAAAATAAGACTTCATTTTTAGAAATCAAACCAATTGGTCCAAAAGTAGGTGTTTGAAAGGTAGCAACATTTGAAGTATGTGTCTTAGTCACATAACGAGCGGTATGAATCTCATCATTCATAACGACTAAAACACCTTTATTTTGAGCTTCATCGGATAAAGCTACCCAAACAGCACTTTGGAAGTTGTATAATCCATCTGAACCAATTTCATTACTTGAACGCATGGCACCGGTAAGAACAATAGGCAAAGCGTGACTCAAGGTTAAATCTAAAAAATAAGCTGTTTCTTCTAAAGTATCTGTTCCGTGAGTAATAACAAAACCATCAGCTTCATGCAAAAGAATAGCCTGTTCGATTCGATTTTTTAAAGCCAGCATTTCTTTAGGAGTGATATGAGGAGAAGGCAGTTGAAAAAAATCCTCTACAATCAAGTTGGCTTCTTTATCAAATAAATGGCTGTGTTTTTGTAATGGATTTTCTGTATTTGGATGAACTTTACCAGTAGTTTGGTCTTCACTCATAGCGATGGTTCCGCCTGTATGTAAAACTAAAATAGTTTTCAAATAGATTTTCCTCCTTGTGTAAAAAAATAAAAAAGTGGTTCTTTGTTTCAGTACCCACTTTTCGTTTAAAGAATTAATTGAAAAAGGGATTGGATAGTTTTTCTTGTCCAATAGTCGATTTCTCACCATGACCTGGATAAATTAGCATCTTATCGGCTAATGTAAAGAGTTGTTCTTTAATACCCTTTAATAAATCTTTTGAGTTACTAAAGGGCAGATCAGAACGGCCCACACCATTTTTAAATAACGCATCACCAGTGATAACAAAATCAGAAAAAATAAAGCTAACTCCACCAGGAGAATGACCAGGAGTAGGGACAACACGAAGTTCGATTCCATCAAAATTGTAATCTTCCATCGTTTCGAACTCATATTCAGCTGGTTGAGCAATAATAGGTTTTAAGAGCGATTGCGAAAGGTTAAGTGTAGGGTTCATTGGCCAGTCTTTTTCTAGTGGACTAACATAAACCGGAATATTATAGGTTGTACGAGTCTCTTCTAATGCCCCAATGTGATCGTAATGGCAATGAGTTAATAAGATAGCGACAGGCATTACTTGTAACTCTTCGATAGCGTTCATGATTTTTGAAAAGTCAGCTCCCGGATCAACAATTAAAGCCGTCTTATCTTGGTAAATAACATAGCAATTCTCTGCTATTGTTCCAGTGACAATTTGTTTTATTTTAGTCATAATAAAAGTTCCTCTCATTTTCTGTTTAGGACAAGTATACTCGAAAAAGAAAAAAAGCAACAGTTCAAGAACTAGTTAAATAGAAGAATAGTAGAGATTTTTTTTAATTTCACCTAAATAAATGCTATAATTTAACTGATGAGAAAAAGAGTTATCTGATGAAATAAACGATTACTAGTTAGTTTCATAGCCCATTCGTTAGCGAATAAGTGGGTTAAAAATTGTGAGAGACTGCTAAGTTCGTTGCGAAAAAGCTATATTAAAACAGAAATCCTGTTATACTAATAAAAATAAAACAAATGAGTGAGGTTATTATGAAAAGAAATATGTTTGAAGAATTTAATATTGCACAAGAACTTATCGAGGCGTTAGAAAGTTTACGTTACTATAAGCCTACTGCTGTTCAAAAAGAAGTGTTACCCTTAGCATTAGCCAAAAAAGATGTGATTGTTGAGTCACAAACGGGTAGTGGAAAAACAGTGAGTTACGGTCTTCCATTATGTGAAAATGTCATTTGGGAAGAAAATCATCCACAAGCCTTAGTCTTAGTACCAACTAGAGAACTTGCTTTGCAAGTAAAAGAAGACATCACCAATATTGGGCGTTTAAAACGCATAAAGGCTACTGCTGTTTTTGGGAAATCCTCTTTTGAAACCCAAAAATCAGAATTAAAACAAAAAAGTCACATCGTAGTCGGAACACCTGGACGAGTACTCGATCATTTACAAAAAGGAACATTTAAAGTGGATAAGCTACGGTACTTGGTCATTGACGAAGCCGATGAAATGTTAAATATGGGCTTTATTGATCAAATGGCTGCCATTATTGAATTCCTACCAGAAGAACGTCAAACACTATTGTTTTCAGCTACAATGCCAGCAGAAGTTGAACGATTAGCTAGTTTTTATATGAAAGCCGATAAAGTATCCGTTAAGATTGAAGCAACAGAACAATCTAAGCCTAAAATTGTTCAATCTTATTTAAAAGTTGAGCCGGATAAGAAACCAGAGCAGCTGTTGGATTTACTCATTGTTGAAAATCCAGATAGCTGTATGATTTTTTGTAATACACAAGAAGCCGTTAATCAATTGTATGTCTTCTTGAATAAAGCTGGATTAACCATTGATAAAATTCACGGTGGAATGGTGCAAGAAGATCGTTTCAGTGTGATGGATGATTTTAGAAAAGGAAAATTCCGTTATTTGGTAGCGACTGATGTAGCAGCTCGCGGCATTGATATCGATAACGTGACACACGTCATCAACTATGATGTGCCTGTAGAAAAAGAGAGTTTTATTCATCGGACAGGAAGAACCGGTCGTGCTGGGAAAACAGGCACAGCTTTAACGTTGGTTACCCCTAAAGAAAGACCTTGGTGGCAAGAAGTAAGAGCTTACGCACAACAAGAAATCACTGAAATTAGCGCTCCAAATAGTCGCTTTGTTCAATCGCATAAATCAGCATTTGAAAAGAAAATGCAAGAACGGTTGATTGTTAAAACAGCTCGAAACAAAGAGTTGAACCGAGGTATAACGAAAATTTATTTTAATGGCGGCAAAAAGAAAAAATTAAGAGCTGTTGATTTTGTTGGAACGTTAACAAATATTCCAGGAATTAAAGCCGATGATATTGGGATCATTACGATTCAAGAAAACGTCACATACGTAGAAGTATTAAATGGTAAAGGTCCAAGAGTGATTGAAGAGATGAAAGAAAGAACCGTTAAAGGGAAGCAATTAAAAGTCCACAAAGCAAATGCAAACAAATAAAAAAACAGATCGCAGCCAAACTAAGAATAGTTGGCTGTGGTCTATTTTTTATCACGAATTATTTAGCATAAAGCTCTTTGATTTGTTCTTGAACCGTTTTGTTCTCTAAGAATTGTTCATAAGTGGTTTCTGCACGGTCAACAACACCATTTGGAGTGATTTCGATAATACGATTTGCAATCGTTTGAACGAATTGGTAGTCATGTGATGCGAATAACATAGCGCCTTTAAATGTCATTAAACCATCATTTAAAGCTGTGATAGACTCTAAATCTAAATGGTTTGTTGGGTCATCTAAAACCAACACATTTGCTTTACTTAACATCATTTTTGATAACATACAACGAACTTTTTCGCCTCCGGAAAGAACGCCGATTTTTTTCATAACATCTTCACCAGAGAAAAGCATACGTCCTAAGAAACTACGTAAGAAAG
Encoded proteins:
- a CDS encoding ABC transporter ATP-binding protein, whose translation is MENKVNTKGSIKKFLSLLNQLNWPKGRMALAFLLSLFSTGASLAIPLVTKELVDSLTAASFSWQTGLFLFAVFVVQGLLGGLSLYLLAYIGETIVADLRIKLWNKVLRLPVSYYDDNETGETMSRITQDTSLLKQLVSEHLVSFITGMISIIGAVGILLYLDWRITLLMLTSVPISLAIILPLGNIMYKIARATQTEMAKLSGHLSRVLGDIRLVKAYQAEPKEGEKGEKAIRSLFSYGLKEAKVQSIISPVMTLVMMSIVVVILGYGGSQVSKGLLSAGTLVAIIFLLFQIILPFARMTQVFTVFQKAVGATERIQQILDMDSEKTEGITVISEGVVRFEAVDFAYDSGVEVLKDVSFQVQPGTVTAFVGPSGGGKTTLFSLLERFYLPTSGEILLGETPICDIALSDWRKRIGYVSQESPLLSGTIMDNIVFGLKNRPPIEAVRSAAQSANALVFIEEMSNGFDTLVGERGMKLSGGQRQRIAIARALLNNPEILLLDEATSNLDSGSEAHVQEALQRLMDGRTTLIIAHRLSTIVEADQLIFLEMGRITGIGTHQELIDFHPLYREFAQGQGLLS
- a CDS encoding asparaginase encodes the protein MKTILVLHTGGTIAMSEDQTTGKVHPNTENPLQKHSHLFDKEANLIVEDFFQLPSPHITPKEMLALKNRIEQAILLHEADGFVITHGTDTLEETAYFLDLTLSHALPIVLTGAMRSSNEIGSDGLYNFQSAVWVALSDEAQNKGVLVVMNDEIHTARYVTKTHTSNVATFQTPTFGPIGLISKNEVLFFQKLITEEKFTISSVDKNVYVLKAYAGMDGTLFEALNKPETDGLVIEALGAGNLPPAVLPSLHRLLDKKIPVVLVSRSFNGIAQDVYDYLGGGKQLHEAGVIFTNGLTGPKARIKLMVALDTTRDPVEIAQYF
- a CDS encoding MBL fold metallo-hydrolase, with the translated sequence MTKIKQIVTGTIAENCYVIYQDKTALIVDPGADFSKIMNAIEELQVMPVAILLTHCHYDHIGALEETRTTYNIPVYVSPLEKDWPMNPTLNLSQSLLKPIIAQPAEYEFETMEDYNFDGIELRVVPTPGHSPGGVSFIFSDFVITGDALFKNGVGRSDLPFSNSKDLLKGIKEQLFTLADKMLIYPGHGEKSTIGQEKLSNPFFN
- a CDS encoding DEAD/DEAH box helicase; its protein translation is MKRNMFEEFNIAQELIEALESLRYYKPTAVQKEVLPLALAKKDVIVESQTGSGKTVSYGLPLCENVIWEENHPQALVLVPTRELALQVKEDITNIGRLKRIKATAVFGKSSFETQKSELKQKSHIVVGTPGRVLDHLQKGTFKVDKLRYLVIDEADEMLNMGFIDQMAAIIEFLPEERQTLLFSATMPAEVERLASFYMKADKVSVKIEATEQSKPKIVQSYLKVEPDKKPEQLLDLLIVENPDSCMIFCNTQEAVNQLYVFLNKAGLTIDKIHGGMVQEDRFSVMDDFRKGKFRYLVATDVAARGIDIDNVTHVINYDVPVEKESFIHRTGRTGRAGKTGTALTLVTPKERPWWQEVRAYAQQEITEISAPNSRFVQSHKSAFEKKMQERLIVKTARNKELNRGITKIYFNGGKKKKLRAVDFVGTLTNIPGIKADDIGIITIQENVTYVEVLNGKGPRVIEEMKERTVKGKQLKVHKANANK